CGCCCGGCGTGTTTCCAAAAGTGTAACGGCGCGCCAGTTATCCGCGCCGTGTTGAGACAAAACCCGCGTCGTTTAGTTCGCCTGCCAGGCGCGCAGGATAGCGTCCGTATTCAGCACGCGCAGCGGGTTGCCGGGCACCGCCAGGGTACTCCAGACATCGTTGTAATGCTCGATAAGCACCGGGGCGGAGGCCGCGCGGCGATCGGCGGTGGTGTGGGCGTCGCCTGCGACCGTCACCTGAAACCCGCGGCTCGCCGCCTGTTTGAGCGTGGTATCGACGCAGTAATCGCTGGCGCAGCCGCATACCACGAACGCGTCAATGTGATGCTCGCGCAGCAGCGCCTCAAGCGGCGTGCGGTAAAAGGCGTCGCAGGCGGTTTTGGTTACGCGTAAAGCATTCTGCGGCACGTTAAGCTCCGGCAGAAAAGCAAACCCTGGGGAGTTTTCTTCCAGCCCGCCCGGCTCCGTATGCTGAATGATGATGACCTGCTCCGCGCCCGCCATCAGCTGGTTAATGCGGGCGACGCGCCCTTCCCGGTCAAAACGCGGGGTGGCGAAAACGCCGTTTTGCATATCGATAACCATCACAACACGTGGTACAAACATCATGCGCTCCTTCTCAGGGAAAGCGGGAGATTAACACAGGCGATACGCGAAGCACCGCCGGAAAAATTTTGCGCAAAAAAACGAGTTGTTACGCATCGTTACGTTTTTTCAGTGGCTGTCGCGCTTTTCGGGCCTTTGCAGATCCGCGCGCAGTAGTATAAATACCCTCTATTCCCGCTCACTGAATGGATTGCTTCGTTGAAACGTTGTCTGCTCTCCTGCGCCCTGCTGATAAGCGCAGCTTTTTCTGCGGCCCAGGCCGCGCAAACCTCGCCCGACCCGGTCTTCGCGTCCGATATCGTCGATCGTTACGCTAACCATATTTTCTACGGCAGCGGCGCCACCGGCATGGCGATTGTAGTGATTGACGGCAACCAGCGCGTGTTCCGCAGCTTCGGCGAAACGCGCCCCGGCAATAACGTGCGCCCGCAGCTCGACTCGGTTATCCGCATCGCCTCG
The genomic region above belongs to Cronobacter malonaticus LMG 23826 and contains:
- a CDS encoding isochorismatase family protein — encoded protein: MFVPRVVMVIDMQNGVFATPRFDREGRVARINQLMAGAEQVIIIQHTEPGGLEENSPGFAFLPELNVPQNALRVTKTACDAFYRTPLEALLREHHIDAFVVCGCASDYCVDTTLKQAASRGFQVTVAGDAHTTADRRAASAPVLIEHYNDVWSTLAVPGNPLRVLNTDAILRAWQAN